The following are encoded in a window of Platichthys flesus chromosome 11, fPlaFle2.1, whole genome shotgun sequence genomic DNA:
- the LOC133964464 gene encoding meiosis-specific nuclear structural protein 1-like, translating to MLTCAFSQAEKRHCWDLRRGMDKRLADERQRMRAAQICERDRQLLAVMKQEEGRQERRRLIWQVEDVIKRIKPLEKKERVAKELDPQQCTEENSLKLRELELNLKYASLNKERAALISEQEAMRSKTMKLKATERVTEGGAAGTDR from the exons ATGCTAACGTGTGCGTTCTCACAGGCTGAGAAGAGACACTGCTGGGACCTGAGGAGGGGGATGGATAAACGCCTCGCTGACGAACGGCAGAGGATGCGGGCGGCTCAGATTTGTGAAAGAGATCGGCAGCTCCTTGCCGTAatgaagcaggaggagggcaggcaggagaggaggagactcaTTTGGCAG GTTGAGGACGTAATAAAGAGAATAAAGCCACttgaaaaaaaggagagggTAGCTAAAGAGCTGGATCCTCAGCAGTGCACCGAAGAGAACAG TTTAAAGCTTCGAGAATTGGAGTTGAATCTGAAATATGCATCTCTGAACAAGGAGAGAGCTGCACTGATTTCAGAGCAGGAGGCCATGCGGTCTAAGACCATG AAACTGAAGGCTACAGAAAGAGTGACAGAGGGAGGCGCTGCTgggacagacagatga
- the ctss2.1 gene encoding cathepsin S, ortholog2, tandem duplicate 1, protein MKIQNKQGLMLASLLLVGLCVQAAAVLDGRLDAHWELWKKTHGKSYPDEVEDVRRRELWEENLMLINTHNLEVSMGLHTYDLSMNFMGDLTTEEIMQSYATLIPPAHIQRAPSPFVGTSGVDVPDTVDWRSQGFVTSVKYQGSCGSCWAFSAAGALEGQLAKTTGKLVDLSPQNLVDCSSKYGNKGCNGGFMTQAFQYVIDNQGIDSEASYPYRGQDQQCRYSPSSRAANCSKFSVLPEGDEGVLKQALATIGPISVAIDATRPKFRFWHSGVYNDPSCSQHVNHGVLAVGYGSQNGQDYWLVKNSWGTSFAEQGYIKMSRNKNNQCGIASYCSYPIM, encoded by the exons ATGAAGATTCAGAACAAACAAG ggcTGATGCTGGCGAGCCTGCTGCTCGTGGGCCTGTGTGTCCAGGCCGCCGCCGTGCTGGACGGCAGACTGGACGCCCACTGGGAGCTGTGGAAGAAGACTCATGGGAAGTCGTATCCAGATGAG gtggaggatgtgcGCCGCCGGGAATTGTGGGAGGAGAACCTGATGCTCATTAACACGCACAACCTGGAGGTCTCGATGGGGCTTCACACCTACGACCTGAGTATGAACTTCatgggagacctg ACAACAGAGGAGATCATGCAGTCGTATGCCACGCTCATTCCACCTGCCCACATCCAGAGGGCGCCATCTCCTTTCGTGGGCACGTCAGGTGTTGATGTTCCAGACACGGTGGACTGGAGAAGCCAAGGCTTTGTCACCAGCGTCAAATACCAG GGTTCATGTGGCTCCTGCTGGGCCTTCAGTGCTGCAGGGGCCCTCGAGGGCCAGTTGGCCAAGACCACAGGGAAGCTGGTGGACCTCAGCCCCCAGAACCTGGTGGACTGTTCTAGTAAATACGGCAACAAAGGCTGCAACGGGGGCTTCATGACCCAGGCCTTCCAGTACGTCATCGACAACCAGGGCATCGACTCAGAGGCCTCGTACCCgtacagaggacag GATCAGCAGTGCCGCTACAGCCCCTCCTCCCGCGCCGCCAACTGCTCCAAGTTCAGCGTCCTGCCTGAAGGCGACGAGGGGGTTCTGAAGCAGGCGCTCGCCACCATCGGGCCCATCTCCGTGGCCATCGACGCCACGAGGCCCAAGTTTCGTTTCTGGCATAGCG GAGTGTACAACGACCCGAGCTGCTCCCAGCATGTGAACCACGGGGTGTTGGCTGTGGGCTACGGGTCTCAGAACGGACAGGACTACTGGCTGGTGAAGAACAG CTGGGGAACGTCCTTCGCAGAACAGGGCTACATCAAGATGTCGCGCAACAAGAACAACCAGTGTGGCATCGCGAGTTACTGCAGCTATCCCATCATGTAG
- the ctsk gene encoding cathepsin K isoform X2, whose amino-acid sequence MLSCVCVLLLAASALSHLDEDFLDAQWDEWKITHLREYNGLGEEGIRRAVWDKNMRMIAAHNEEAALGLHSYEMGMNHLGDMTSEEVAEKMTGLLVPLERERSFTMALDDKVSKLPKFVDYRKKGMVTPVKNQGSCGSCWAFSSAGALEGQLAKQTGQLVDLSPQNLVDCVTENDGCGGGYMTKAFQYVQENGGIDSEEAYPYVGEDESCRYNATGMAAQCKGFKEVPVGDEHALAVALFKVGPVSVGIDATQRGFQFYQRGVYYDRNCNKDDINHAVLAVGYGISSKGKKYWIVKNSWSDTWGNKGYILMARNRDNLCGIANLASYPIM is encoded by the exons ATGTTGTCGTGCGTGTGCGTGCTGCTGCTTGCGGCCTCGGCTCTGAGCCACCTGGACGAAGACTTCCTGGACGCCCAGTGGGACGAGTGGAAgatcacacacctgagagaatACAACGGCCTG ggtgagGAGGGGATCCGCCGGGCCGTCTGGGACAAGAACATGAGAATGATCGCAGCCCACAACGAGGAGGCAGCACTGGGACTCCACTCGTACGAGATGGGGATGAACCACCTGGGAGACATG ACGTCAGAGGAGGTGGCTGAGAAGATGACCGGCCTGCTGGTCCCTCTGGAGCGCGAGCGCAGCTTCACCATGGCTCTGGACGACAAGGTGTCCAAACTCCCCAAATTTGTCGACTACCGCAAGAAGGGCATGGTGACCCCGGTGAAGAACCAG GGCTCCTGTGGCTCCTGCTGGGCCTTCAGCTCCGCCGGGGCCCTGGAGGGCCAGTTGGCCAAGCAGACGGGTCAGCTGGTGGACCTCAGTCCTCAGAACCTGGTGGACTGCGTCACAGAGAACGACGGCTGCGGAGGAGGATACATGACCAAAGCCTTCCAGTACGTCCAGGAGAACGGAGGCATCGACTCGGAGGAGGCGTACCCGTACGTCGGAGAG GACGAGTCGTGCCGTTACAACGCCACCGGAATGGCGGCCCAGTGCAAAGGCTTTAAGGAAGTGCCCGTGGGCGATGAGCACGCTCTGGCTGTGGCTCTGTTCAAAGTGGGTCCAGTGTCTGTCGGCATCGACGCCACACAGAGGGGCTTCCAGTTCTACCAGAGAG GTGTTTACTACGACCGCAACTGCAACAAAGACGACATCAACCACGCCGTGCTGGCGGTCGGATACGGCATCAGCTCCAAGGGGAAGAAGTACTGGATCGTCAAGAACAG CTGGAGCGACACCTGGGGAAACAAGGGCTACATCCTGATGGCGCGGAACCGGGACAACCTCTGCGGCATCGCCAACCTCGCCAGCTACCCCATCATGTGA
- the ctsk gene encoding cathepsin K isoform X1 has translation MMLSCVCVLLLAASALSHLDEDFLDAQWDEWKITHLREYNGLGEEGIRRAVWDKNMRMIAAHNEEAALGLHSYEMGMNHLGDMTSEEVAEKMTGLLVPLERERSFTMALDDKVSKLPKFVDYRKKGMVTPVKNQGSCGSCWAFSSAGALEGQLAKQTGQLVDLSPQNLVDCVTENDGCGGGYMTKAFQYVQENGGIDSEEAYPYVGEDESCRYNATGMAAQCKGFKEVPVGDEHALAVALFKVGPVSVGIDATQRGFQFYQRGVYYDRNCNKDDINHAVLAVGYGISSKGKKYWIVKNSWSDTWGNKGYILMARNRDNLCGIANLASYPIM, from the exons AT GATGTTGTCGTGCGTGTGCGTGCTGCTGCTTGCGGCCTCGGCTCTGAGCCACCTGGACGAAGACTTCCTGGACGCCCAGTGGGACGAGTGGAAgatcacacacctgagagaatACAACGGCCTG ggtgagGAGGGGATCCGCCGGGCCGTCTGGGACAAGAACATGAGAATGATCGCAGCCCACAACGAGGAGGCAGCACTGGGACTCCACTCGTACGAGATGGGGATGAACCACCTGGGAGACATG ACGTCAGAGGAGGTGGCTGAGAAGATGACCGGCCTGCTGGTCCCTCTGGAGCGCGAGCGCAGCTTCACCATGGCTCTGGACGACAAGGTGTCCAAACTCCCCAAATTTGTCGACTACCGCAAGAAGGGCATGGTGACCCCGGTGAAGAACCAG GGCTCCTGTGGCTCCTGCTGGGCCTTCAGCTCCGCCGGGGCCCTGGAGGGCCAGTTGGCCAAGCAGACGGGTCAGCTGGTGGACCTCAGTCCTCAGAACCTGGTGGACTGCGTCACAGAGAACGACGGCTGCGGAGGAGGATACATGACCAAAGCCTTCCAGTACGTCCAGGAGAACGGAGGCATCGACTCGGAGGAGGCGTACCCGTACGTCGGAGAG GACGAGTCGTGCCGTTACAACGCCACCGGAATGGCGGCCCAGTGCAAAGGCTTTAAGGAAGTGCCCGTGGGCGATGAGCACGCTCTGGCTGTGGCTCTGTTCAAAGTGGGTCCAGTGTCTGTCGGCATCGACGCCACACAGAGGGGCTTCCAGTTCTACCAGAGAG GTGTTTACTACGACCGCAACTGCAACAAAGACGACATCAACCACGCCGTGCTGGCGGTCGGATACGGCATCAGCTCCAAGGGGAAGAAGTACTGGATCGTCAAGAACAG CTGGAGCGACACCTGGGGAAACAAGGGCTACATCCTGATGGCGCGGAACCGGGACAACCTCTGCGGCATCGCCAACCTCGCCAGCTACCCCATCATGTGA